The Benincasa hispida cultivar B227 chromosome 9, ASM972705v1, whole genome shotgun sequence genome has a segment encoding these proteins:
- the LOC120086072 gene encoding probable pectinesterase/pectinesterase inhibitor 20 isoform X1 encodes MACKFLFPPLLASFLILLTLFTSSSAEYDSLTNFPPSKAICKFTSNPSYCITVLKKSTGGNIYDSGRFSIRRSLSKASRFFDLIEKHLQNSSTLPKSITGALTDCQYLAQLNINFLSNSFRAVNGTDKKLTYSKADYIQSLLSAILTNIDTCLDGLKTVAAGSSLEKDLLAPLIDCTKSYSLSLDLFTKGWVPRRNRNRTLDHPGKKHLQFRKGPLPLRMSRRDRAVYDSVANRRKLSSSSDDGVLVNGIAVVSQDGKGDFLNITDAINAAPNNSLAANGYFLIYISAGVYQEYVSIPSKKKYLLMIGDGINQTIITGNHSVVDGWTTFNSATFAVAAEGFMAVNITFQNTAGAIKGQAVALRSGADMCVFYSCSFEGYQDTLYTHSLRQFFRECDIYGTVDFIFGNAAVVFQNCNIYPRLPRPGQANMITAQGRSDPNQNTGTSIHNCAIRATSDLAASSSYMNKTYLGRPWKQYSRTVYMQTFIDGFVNPSGWDPWTGEYLSTLYYGEYNNTGDGSNTKNRVNWAGYHVINNATDAANFTVSNFLVGDVWLPQTCVPYTGAFI; translated from the exons ATGGCTTGTAAGTTTCTGTTTCCTCCCTTACTAGCTTCATTTCTTATACTTTTAACCCTTTTCACCTCTTCATCTGCTGAATATGATTCTCTCACTAATTTTCCCCCTtcaaaagccatttgcaaattCACCTCAAATCCTTCTTACTGCATCACCGTCCTTAAAAAATCCACAGGTGGTAATATCTACGACTCTGGCCGGTTTTCGATCCGTCGTTCTTTATCTAAAGCATCTAGATTCTTTGACTTGATTGAGAAGCATCTTCAAAACTCATCAACTCTACCAAAATCCATCACTGGAGCTCTTACAGATTGTCAGTATCTTGCTCAACTGAATATCAATTTCTTGTCGAATTCGTTTCGGGCCGTTAACGGCACTGATAAAAAGCTAACTTACTCAAAAGCTGATTATATCCAGAGTCTTCTTAGTGCCATCTTAACCAACATTGATACTTGTCTTGATGGTCTAAAAACTGTAGCCGCAGGTTCTAGTTTGGAGAAGGATTTGTTAGCTCCACTTATTGATTGTACCAAATCATACAGTCTTTCACTCGATCTTTTTACGAAGGGTTGGGTTCCTAGGAGGAATAGAAACAGAACACTTGACCACCCTGGGAAAAAACACTTGCAGTTTAGGAAAGGACCGTTACCATTGAGAATGTCGAGACGCGACCGTGCAGTTTACGACTCGGTGGCAAATCGGAGAAAGCTGTCGTCTTCTTCAGATGATGGAGTTTTGGTTAATGGTATTGCAGTTGTGAGTCAAGATGGCAAAGGAGACTTCCTTAACATCACAGATGCTATTAATGCAGCTCCAAACAACTCTCTTGCTGCCAATGGCTACTTCTTGATTTACATTTCGGCTGGTGTTTACCAAGAATATGTGTCTATCCCTTCAAAGAAGAAGTATTTGCTGATGATTGGAGATGGTATAAATCAAACTATCATCACAGGCAACCATAGCGTCGTGGACGGATGGACGACTTTCAACAGTGCAACTTTTG CTGTAGCAGCAGAAGGATTCATGGCAGTAAATATAACTTTCCAAAACACAGCTGGAGCAATCAAAGGCCAAGCAGTTGCATTAAGAAGTGGAGCTGATATGTGTGTTTTCTACAGCTGCAGTTTTGAAGGCTACCAAGACACTTTATACACTCATTCCCTCAGGCAATTCTTTAGAGAATGTGACATTTATGGTACTGTAGACTTCATATTTGGAAATGCTGCTGTTGTCTTCCAAAACTGTAACATATATCCCCGTCTCCCCCGTCCCGGTCAGGCCAACATGATCACCGCTCAAGGCCGATCGGATCCGAACCAAAACACCGGGACTTCGATCCACAACTGCGCAATCCGAGCCACGAGCGATTTGGCTGCAAGTAGTAGCTATATGAACAAGACATATTTGGGAAGGCCATGGAAGCAATATTCAAGAACAGTGTACATGCAAACATTTATAGATGGATTTGTAAATCCTAGTGGTTGGGATCCATGGACAGGGGAATATTTGAGCACATTGTATTATGGAGAGTATAATAATACAGGAGATGGATCAAATACAAAGAACAGAGTTAATTGGGCAGGTTATCATGTGATTAATAATGCAACAGATGCTGCTAATTTTACAGTTTCAAATTTCTTGGTTGGGGATGTGTGGTTACCTCAAACTTGTGTGCCTTACACTGGAGCCTTCATATAA
- the LOC120086072 gene encoding probable pectinesterase/pectinesterase inhibitor 20 isoform X3, translated as MACGNIYDSGRFSIRRSLSKASRFFDLIEKHLQNSSTLPKSITGALTDCQYLAQLNINFLSNSFRAVNGTDKKLTYSKADYIQSLLSAILTNIDTCLDGLKTVAAGSSLEKDLLAPLIDCTKSYSLSLDLFTKGWVPRRNRNRTLDHPGKKHLQFRKGPLPLRMSRRDRAVYDSVANRRKLSSSSDDGVLVNGIAVVSQDGKGDFLNITDAINAAPNNSLAANGYFLIYISAGVYQEYVSIPSKKKYLLMIGDGINQTIITGNHSVVDGWTTFNSATFAVAAEGFMAVNITFQNTAGAIKGQAVALRSGADMCVFYSCSFEGYQDTLYTHSLRQFFRECDIYGTVDFIFGNAAVVFQNCNIYPRLPRPGQANMITAQGRSDPNQNTGTSIHNCAIRATSDLAASSSYMNKTYLGRPWKQYSRTVYMQTFIDGFVNPSGWDPWTGEYLSTLYYGEYNNTGDGSNTKNRVNWAGYHVINNATDAANFTVSNFLVGDVWLPQTCVPYTGAFI; from the exons ATGGCTT GTGGTAATATCTACGACTCTGGCCGGTTTTCGATCCGTCGTTCTTTATCTAAAGCATCTAGATTCTTTGACTTGATTGAGAAGCATCTTCAAAACTCATCAACTCTACCAAAATCCATCACTGGAGCTCTTACAGATTGTCAGTATCTTGCTCAACTGAATATCAATTTCTTGTCGAATTCGTTTCGGGCCGTTAACGGCACTGATAAAAAGCTAACTTACTCAAAAGCTGATTATATCCAGAGTCTTCTTAGTGCCATCTTAACCAACATTGATACTTGTCTTGATGGTCTAAAAACTGTAGCCGCAGGTTCTAGTTTGGAGAAGGATTTGTTAGCTCCACTTATTGATTGTACCAAATCATACAGTCTTTCACTCGATCTTTTTACGAAGGGTTGGGTTCCTAGGAGGAATAGAAACAGAACACTTGACCACCCTGGGAAAAAACACTTGCAGTTTAGGAAAGGACCGTTACCATTGAGAATGTCGAGACGCGACCGTGCAGTTTACGACTCGGTGGCAAATCGGAGAAAGCTGTCGTCTTCTTCAGATGATGGAGTTTTGGTTAATGGTATTGCAGTTGTGAGTCAAGATGGCAAAGGAGACTTCCTTAACATCACAGATGCTATTAATGCAGCTCCAAACAACTCTCTTGCTGCCAATGGCTACTTCTTGATTTACATTTCGGCTGGTGTTTACCAAGAATATGTGTCTATCCCTTCAAAGAAGAAGTATTTGCTGATGATTGGAGATGGTATAAATCAAACTATCATCACAGGCAACCATAGCGTCGTGGACGGATGGACGACTTTCAACAGTGCAACTTTTG CTGTAGCAGCAGAAGGATTCATGGCAGTAAATATAACTTTCCAAAACACAGCTGGAGCAATCAAAGGCCAAGCAGTTGCATTAAGAAGTGGAGCTGATATGTGTGTTTTCTACAGCTGCAGTTTTGAAGGCTACCAAGACACTTTATACACTCATTCCCTCAGGCAATTCTTTAGAGAATGTGACATTTATGGTACTGTAGACTTCATATTTGGAAATGCTGCTGTTGTCTTCCAAAACTGTAACATATATCCCCGTCTCCCCCGTCCCGGTCAGGCCAACATGATCACCGCTCAAGGCCGATCGGATCCGAACCAAAACACCGGGACTTCGATCCACAACTGCGCAATCCGAGCCACGAGCGATTTGGCTGCAAGTAGTAGCTATATGAACAAGACATATTTGGGAAGGCCATGGAAGCAATATTCAAGAACAGTGTACATGCAAACATTTATAGATGGATTTGTAAATCCTAGTGGTTGGGATCCATGGACAGGGGAATATTTGAGCACATTGTATTATGGAGAGTATAATAATACAGGAGATGGATCAAATACAAAGAACAGAGTTAATTGGGCAGGTTATCATGTGATTAATAATGCAACAGATGCTGCTAATTTTACAGTTTCAAATTTCTTGGTTGGGGATGTGTGGTTACCTCAAACTTGTGTGCCTTACACTGGAGCCTTCATATAA
- the LOC120086072 gene encoding probable pectinesterase/pectinesterase inhibitor 20 isoform X2 yields the protein MACKFLFPPLLASFLILLTLFTSSSAEYDSLTNFPPSKAICKFTSNPSYCITVLKKSTGGNIYDSGRFSIRRSLSKASRFFDLIEKHLQNSSTLPKSITGALTDSAGSSLEKDLLAPLIDCTKSYSLSLDLFTKGWVPRRNRNRTLDHPGKKHLQFRKGPLPLRMSRRDRAVYDSVANRRKLSSSSDDGVLVNGIAVVSQDGKGDFLNITDAINAAPNNSLAANGYFLIYISAGVYQEYVSIPSKKKYLLMIGDGINQTIITGNHSVVDGWTTFNSATFAVAAEGFMAVNITFQNTAGAIKGQAVALRSGADMCVFYSCSFEGYQDTLYTHSLRQFFRECDIYGTVDFIFGNAAVVFQNCNIYPRLPRPGQANMITAQGRSDPNQNTGTSIHNCAIRATSDLAASSSYMNKTYLGRPWKQYSRTVYMQTFIDGFVNPSGWDPWTGEYLSTLYYGEYNNTGDGSNTKNRVNWAGYHVINNATDAANFTVSNFLVGDVWLPQTCVPYTGAFI from the exons ATGGCTTGTAAGTTTCTGTTTCCTCCCTTACTAGCTTCATTTCTTATACTTTTAACCCTTTTCACCTCTTCATCTGCTGAATATGATTCTCTCACTAATTTTCCCCCTtcaaaagccatttgcaaattCACCTCAAATCCTTCTTACTGCATCACCGTCCTTAAAAAATCCACAGGTGGTAATATCTACGACTCTGGCCGGTTTTCGATCCGTCGTTCTTTATCTAAAGCATCTAGATTCTTTGACTTGATTGAGAAGCATCTTCAAAACTCATCAACTCTACCAAAATCCATCACTGGAGCTCTTACAGATT CCGCAGGTTCTAGTTTGGAGAAGGATTTGTTAGCTCCACTTATTGATTGTACCAAATCATACAGTCTTTCACTCGATCTTTTTACGAAGGGTTGGGTTCCTAGGAGGAATAGAAACAGAACACTTGACCACCCTGGGAAAAAACACTTGCAGTTTAGGAAAGGACCGTTACCATTGAGAATGTCGAGACGCGACCGTGCAGTTTACGACTCGGTGGCAAATCGGAGAAAGCTGTCGTCTTCTTCAGATGATGGAGTTTTGGTTAATGGTATTGCAGTTGTGAGTCAAGATGGCAAAGGAGACTTCCTTAACATCACAGATGCTATTAATGCAGCTCCAAACAACTCTCTTGCTGCCAATGGCTACTTCTTGATTTACATTTCGGCTGGTGTTTACCAAGAATATGTGTCTATCCCTTCAAAGAAGAAGTATTTGCTGATGATTGGAGATGGTATAAATCAAACTATCATCACAGGCAACCATAGCGTCGTGGACGGATGGACGACTTTCAACAGTGCAACTTTTG CTGTAGCAGCAGAAGGATTCATGGCAGTAAATATAACTTTCCAAAACACAGCTGGAGCAATCAAAGGCCAAGCAGTTGCATTAAGAAGTGGAGCTGATATGTGTGTTTTCTACAGCTGCAGTTTTGAAGGCTACCAAGACACTTTATACACTCATTCCCTCAGGCAATTCTTTAGAGAATGTGACATTTATGGTACTGTAGACTTCATATTTGGAAATGCTGCTGTTGTCTTCCAAAACTGTAACATATATCCCCGTCTCCCCCGTCCCGGTCAGGCCAACATGATCACCGCTCAAGGCCGATCGGATCCGAACCAAAACACCGGGACTTCGATCCACAACTGCGCAATCCGAGCCACGAGCGATTTGGCTGCAAGTAGTAGCTATATGAACAAGACATATTTGGGAAGGCCATGGAAGCAATATTCAAGAACAGTGTACATGCAAACATTTATAGATGGATTTGTAAATCCTAGTGGTTGGGATCCATGGACAGGGGAATATTTGAGCACATTGTATTATGGAGAGTATAATAATACAGGAGATGGATCAAATACAAAGAACAGAGTTAATTGGGCAGGTTATCATGTGATTAATAATGCAACAGATGCTGCTAATTTTACAGTTTCAAATTTCTTGGTTGGGGATGTGTGGTTACCTCAAACTTGTGTGCCTTACACTGGAGCCTTCATATAA